The Gordonibacter urolithinfaciens genome contains a region encoding:
- a CDS encoding ABC transporter ATP-binding protein, which produces MDALDGEPRAAAPALRMEGLAYRYVRQDVWNDVSFSLEAGSIAFLTGPNGAGKSTLLRCLAGWDAPAEGTVELAGRPFRPERLDQRRSVSFVPDVPAFYDDLTAGEHLDFVLRANRLPADDARAAGLVEALGLAGHRDQCPSAYSRGMRQKLALVLALAVRPRLLLLDEPYGPLDPDASAVLSGLLDAARAEGAAALVSCHHDVPGLEPDLLLHVEGGRLAAAVPGRG; this is translated from the coding sequence ATGGACGCATTGGACGGAGAACCGCGCGCTGCGGCGCCCGCGCTGCGGATGGAGGGGCTGGCGTACCGCTACGTGCGCCAAGACGTGTGGAACGACGTGTCGTTCTCTCTGGAGGCCGGGAGCATTGCGTTTCTGACCGGGCCGAACGGCGCGGGCAAGTCCACGCTGCTGCGCTGCCTGGCCGGATGGGACGCGCCGGCCGAAGGCACGGTGGAGCTTGCCGGCCGGCCGTTTCGGCCCGAGCGGCTGGATCAGCGCCGCTCCGTGTCGTTCGTTCCCGACGTGCCCGCCTTCTACGACGACCTGACCGCCGGGGAGCACCTTGACTTCGTGCTGAGGGCGAACCGGCTGCCCGCGGACGACGCCCGCGCGGCCGGGCTCGTGGAGGCGCTCGGGCTGGCGGGGCATCGCGACCAGTGCCCCTCGGCGTACTCGCGCGGCATGCGCCAGAAGCTCGCGCTCGTGCTGGCGCTGGCCGTGCGCCCGCGCCTGCTGCTGCTTGACGAGCCGTACGGGCCGCTGGACCCGGACGCCTCCGCCGTGCTGAGCGGCCTTCTGGACGCGGCGCGCGCCGAGGGCGCGGCGGCCCTCGTGAGCTGCCACCACGACGTGCCGGGCCTGGAGCCCGACCTGCTGCTGCACGTGGAGGGCGGGCGCCTGGCGGCGGCCGTCCCCGGGCGGGGCTGA
- a CDS encoding DNA polymerase IV, with protein MRSSKEIRSRRPTAGAASAGVRKAGEVMVDAVRREAGGDSQKRAQVQEQARLRPQERARPQPQQRSCNRGPVQERNRRRVIFHSDMNAFYASAEQAERPELRGVPLVVGGHEERRHGIVLAKSAQAKAAGIVTGEALWSAREKCPGLVVVPPRYDVYQKYSRLARRIYYQYTDLVEPFGLDEAWLDLTGALALSSRSALDVAREISQRVKDELGCTVSIGVSWNKIFAKFGSDYEKPDAITAVTPENYRGLVWPAPADELLYVGGATRAKLHSSGIDTVGDLACASPELLRRRLGKVGGILRTFARGEDATPVKPYDAARNEVDCTVKSFGNGLTAPHDIACEADARALIWLLAESVAQRLREARFRARTVSIGVRDAADLSSYGRQVTLPRATNVTGHIAQAAWNLLVANEPLDETRPLRGLHVRASGLVPVDAPEQLELPFDARRRVLEDLDEAVDELRRRFGNTCIQRGTELLDESLLELDVKRDNVVHPVGYF; from the coding sequence ATGCGTTCTTCTAAAGAGATTCGGAGCAGGAGGCCGACGGCGGGCGCGGCCTCTGCAGGCGTGCGGAAAGCGGGCGAGGTCATGGTGGATGCGGTGCGGCGGGAGGCCGGGGGCGACTCGCAAAAGCGGGCGCAGGTGCAGGAGCAGGCGCGGCTACGACCGCAGGAGCGGGCGCGCCCGCAGCCGCAGCAGCGGTCGTGCAACCGGGGGCCCGTGCAGGAGCGCAACCGGCGGCGCGTGATCTTCCACTCGGACATGAACGCGTTCTACGCGAGCGCCGAGCAGGCCGAGCGCCCGGAGCTGCGTGGGGTGCCGCTCGTGGTGGGCGGGCACGAGGAGCGCCGCCACGGCATCGTGCTGGCGAAGAGCGCGCAGGCGAAGGCGGCGGGCATCGTGACGGGCGAGGCGCTGTGGTCGGCGCGCGAGAAGTGCCCGGGGCTCGTGGTGGTGCCGCCGCGCTACGACGTGTACCAGAAGTACTCGCGCCTGGCGCGCCGGATATACTACCAGTACACCGACCTCGTGGAGCCGTTCGGCCTCGACGAGGCGTGGCTCGACCTCACGGGCGCGCTCGCGCTGTCCAGCCGCAGCGCGCTCGACGTGGCGCGCGAGATCAGCCAGCGGGTGAAGGACGAGCTGGGCTGCACGGTGTCCATCGGCGTGTCGTGGAACAAGATATTCGCGAAGTTCGGCAGCGACTACGAGAAGCCGGACGCCATCACGGCCGTCACGCCGGAGAACTACCGCGGCCTCGTGTGGCCGGCCCCCGCCGACGAGCTTCTGTACGTGGGCGGCGCCACGCGCGCCAAGCTGCACTCGTCGGGCATCGACACCGTCGGCGACTTGGCCTGCGCCTCGCCCGAGCTGCTGCGTCGGCGGCTGGGGAAGGTGGGCGGCATCCTGCGCACGTTCGCGCGCGGCGAGGACGCGACCCCGGTGAAGCCCTACGACGCGGCAAGGAACGAGGTGGACTGCACCGTGAAGAGCTTCGGCAACGGGCTCACCGCGCCGCACGACATCGCGTGCGAGGCCGACGCGCGGGCGCTCATATGGCTGCTGGCGGAATCGGTGGCGCAGCGGCTGCGCGAGGCGCGGTTCCGCGCGCGCACGGTGTCCATCGGCGTGCGCGACGCGGCCGACCTGTCCAGCTACGGGCGGCAGGTCACGCTGCCGCGCGCGACGAACGTGACGGGGCACATCGCGCAGGCGGCCTGGAACCTGCTGGTGGCAAACGAGCCGCTGGACGAGACGCGGCCCCTGCGCGGCCTGCACGTGCGCGCCTCGGGCCTGGTGCCCGTGGACGCGCCCGAGCAGCTGGAGCTGCCCTTCGACGCACGCCGGCGCGTGCTGGAGGACCTGGACGAGGCCGTGGACGAGCTGCGCCGCCGCTTCGGCAACACGTGCATCCAGCGCGGGACCGAGCTGCTGGACGAGAGCCTGCTGGAGCTGGACGTCAAGCGCGACAACGTGGTGCACCCGGTGGGGTACTTCTAG
- a CDS encoding outer dense fiber protein 1 encodes MVRGIAGRRKRYVEVEAEFLADGTVVPRAVAWHDGRRFPVRAVLGRRRCASLKVGGEGVRYDVVVGNSHTFLFHEDPRWFVEEIVPELPPEDAGASARCGDGAFGA; translated from the coding sequence ATGGTGCGGGGCATTGCGGGCAGGCGGAAGCGGTACGTGGAGGTGGAGGCCGAGTTCCTGGCGGACGGCACCGTCGTGCCGCGCGCCGTGGCGTGGCACGACGGGCGGCGCTTCCCCGTGCGCGCCGTGCTGGGGCGGCGGCGGTGCGCCTCGCTCAAGGTGGGCGGCGAGGGCGTGCGCTACGACGTGGTGGTGGGGAACTCCCACACGTTCCTGTTCCACGAGGACCCGCGCTGGTTCGTGGAGGAGATCGTGCCCGAGCTGCCGCCCGAGGATGCTGGGGCGTCCGCACGGTGCGGCGACGGAGCCTTCGGGGCATGA
- a CDS encoding GNAT family N-acetyltransferase, whose amino-acid sequence MDIEEIEPQGRAPELVGRLAQVWERSVRATHGFLSEDDIAGLRPEVAAGLAAVGRLAVAWQDGAAVGFAGAQDSHLEMLFVDDAARGAGVGGALLAHAVKRWGVRTLDVNEQNPLAAGFYERAGFVVVGRSPVDGAGHPFPLLHMRLGLAGEAGVPGTAGGSTRSPASPPAQGAGLPGSSVPSRKAAARAASASAGGAWFDSADPALMRDHIRACEVMARFNAQQGMLDADRMKMLHGFLGAVGEGSSLSTGAQVDYGYNLFLGRNCFFNFNCTFLDGAPITFGDDVGVGPGCSFVTPLHPLLARERARCEDAGGTGHVWERSLPITVESGVWIAANVTVNAGVTIGEGAVIGSGSVVTRDIPPRTLAYGNPCRPVRAITEAESVADALAEAGLV is encoded by the coding sequence ATGGACATCGAAGAGATCGAGCCGCAGGGGCGCGCGCCCGAGCTGGTGGGCCGGCTGGCGCAGGTGTGGGAGCGCTCCGTGCGCGCCACGCACGGGTTCCTCTCCGAGGACGATATCGCGGGCCTGCGCCCGGAGGTGGCCGCGGGCCTCGCTGCCGTCGGGCGCCTTGCGGTAGCCTGGCAGGATGGCGCCGCCGTGGGCTTCGCCGGCGCCCAGGACAGCCATCTGGAGATGCTGTTCGTGGACGATGCCGCGCGCGGCGCCGGTGTGGGCGGCGCGCTGCTCGCCCATGCCGTCAAGCGTTGGGGCGTGCGCACGCTCGACGTGAACGAGCAGAACCCGCTGGCCGCGGGCTTCTACGAGCGTGCGGGCTTCGTCGTGGTCGGCCGCTCGCCCGTCGACGGCGCGGGCCACCCTTTCCCGCTGCTGCATATGCGCCTCGGGCTGGCGGGGGAGGCGGGTGTTCCCGGGACGGCCGGGGGCTCGACCCGGTCGCCCGCGAGCCCGCCTGCCCAGGGTGCCGGTTTGCCGGGATCGTCCGTACCGTCCCGCAAGGCCGCGGCCCGCGCCGCATCCGCATCCGCCGGCGGTGCCTGGTTCGACAGCGCCGACCCGGCGCTCATGCGCGACCATATCCGCGCCTGCGAGGTCATGGCGCGCTTCAACGCGCAGCAGGGCATGCTGGACGCCGACCGCATGAAGATGCTGCACGGCTTCCTGGGCGCCGTGGGCGAGGGCTCCTCGCTTTCGACGGGCGCGCAGGTGGACTACGGCTACAACCTGTTTTTGGGAAGGAACTGCTTCTTCAACTTCAACTGCACGTTCCTGGACGGCGCGCCCATCACGTTCGGCGACGACGTGGGGGTGGGGCCGGGCTGCTCGTTCGTCACGCCGCTGCACCCGCTGCTCGCCCGCGAGCGCGCCCGTTGCGAGGACGCCGGCGGCACCGGGCACGTGTGGGAGCGGAGCCTGCCCATCACGGTGGAGAGCGGCGTGTGGATCGCGGCGAACGTGACCGTGAACGCGGGCGTGACCATCGGCGAGGGCGCCGTCATCGGCTCCGGCAGCGTGGTGACGAGGGACATCCCGCCCCGCACGCTGGCCTACGGCAATCCCTGCCGCCCCGTGCGCGCGATCACCGAAGCCGAAAGCGTCGCCGATGCCCTCGCCGAAGCCGGCCTGGTCTGA
- a CDS encoding response regulator transcription factor: MDASSILIVEDDPDINALLAKIMARAGHEPTRAYSGTEALLHFERGSFDLMLLDLMLPGASGGELIAHLRGERGLDLPVIVVSAKAGLADKVDALALGADDYIVKPFEPDEVAARVQAVLRRYRGGAPSPPGGAGPVLEHRGLRLDASARRVTLAGAEITLTAHEFDLLQTLMQAPDKVFSRERLYELVWKCGYYGEENAINVHVSNIRKKLAAVDPDGEYIKTVWGIGFKLA; encoded by the coding sequence TTGGACGCGAGCAGCATTCTCATCGTGGAGGACGACCCCGACATCAACGCCCTGCTCGCCAAGATCATGGCGCGCGCCGGGCACGAGCCGACGCGGGCGTACTCGGGCACCGAGGCGCTGCTGCACTTCGAGCGCGGATCGTTCGACCTCATGCTGCTGGACCTCATGCTGCCCGGCGCCAGCGGGGGAGAGCTCATCGCGCACCTGCGCGGCGAACGGGGGCTCGACCTGCCGGTCATCGTGGTGTCGGCGAAGGCGGGCCTGGCGGACAAGGTGGACGCGCTCGCCCTGGGGGCCGACGACTACATCGTGAAGCCGTTCGAGCCCGACGAGGTGGCGGCGCGCGTGCAAGCCGTGCTGCGCCGGTACCGCGGCGGCGCGCCCTCGCCGCCCGGCGGCGCCGGCCCCGTGTTAGAGCATCGGGGCCTGCGGCTGGACGCGTCCGCCCGGCGCGTGACGCTCGCCGGCGCCGAGATAACGCTCACGGCGCACGAGTTCGACCTCCTGCAGACGCTCATGCAGGCTCCCGACAAGGTGTTCTCGCGCGAGCGCCTGTACGAGCTGGTGTGGAAGTGCGGCTACTATGGCGAGGAGAACGCCATCAACGTGCACGTGAGCAACATCCGCAAGAAGCTGGCTGCCGTCGACCCGGACGGGGAGTACATCAAGACCGTCTGGGGCATCGGCTTCAAGCTGGCGTGA
- a CDS encoding ABC transporter ATP-binding protein translates to MENVIETRGLTKRYGSFAALDDVGVTVRRGEVFGLVGDNGAGKSTLFKLLCGLAFPTIGEIRLFGEHSPRELERQRARIGCIIEQPGFYPHLSVERNLECCRIQKGVPGKNATDRMLEEVGLAYARDRTCKDLSMGMKQRLGLAMALIGEPEVLILDEPASGLDPSGIVEMRTLLQRLNREKGITVVLSSHHLAELEQMATVYAFLSHGRLLEQVGAEELRERCADRIEIAVSDAACYTVLLERELGCTTYQVLGDGTVSIANPRLDMEAYSGLASAHGLSILKLERRRLSLEQYYLDMKDKVDPWSWDAPEMGVA, encoded by the coding sequence ATGGAAAATGTGATAGAGACAAGGGGCCTCACCAAGCGCTACGGCAGCTTTGCCGCGCTCGACGACGTGGGCGTGACCGTGCGGCGCGGAGAGGTGTTCGGCTTGGTGGGCGACAATGGGGCGGGGAAGTCCACCCTTTTCAAGTTGCTGTGCGGCCTGGCTTTTCCCACGATTGGCGAGATTCGGCTCTTCGGCGAGCACTCTCCACGCGAGCTTGAGCGCCAGAGGGCGCGCATCGGTTGCATTATCGAGCAGCCTGGTTTCTACCCGCACTTAAGCGTGGAGAGGAATCTGGAGTGCTGCCGCATCCAGAAGGGCGTGCCCGGCAAGAACGCGACTGACAGGATGCTCGAGGAGGTAGGGCTGGCCTATGCGAGAGACCGCACCTGCAAGGACCTGTCGATGGGAATGAAGCAGCGCTTGGGCCTGGCGATGGCGCTCATCGGCGAGCCCGAGGTGCTCATCTTGGACGAGCCGGCGAGCGGTCTCGACCCCAGCGGCATCGTGGAGATGCGCACCCTGCTGCAACGCCTCAACCGCGAGAAGGGCATCACCGTGGTGCTGTCGAGCCACCACTTGGCGGAGCTGGAGCAGATGGCCACCGTCTACGCCTTCCTGTCGCATGGAAGGCTCTTGGAGCAGGTGGGCGCCGAGGAGTTGCGGGAGCGGTGTGCGGACCGCATCGAGATAGCAGTGTCCGACGCCGCGTGTTACACGGTGCTGTTGGAGCGTGAGCTGGGATGCACGACGTACCAGGTGCTCGGCGACGGCACGGTGAGCATCGCGAACCCGCGCTTGGACATGGAGGCGTACAGCGGCCTCGCCAGCGCGCACGGCCTGTCCATTCTGAAACTGGAGCGGCGGCGCCTGTCGCTGGAACAATATTACCTCGATATGAAGGACAAGGTGGATCCCTGGAGCTGGGATGCGCCGGAGATGGGGGTGGCATGA
- a CDS encoding ABC transporter permease — translation MELGCAGDGGGMMLNYLKGEAYRIAHGRAAYLFTGTLCAIVLAANVLLWAMSSTPGFPYATVRFSMSNLVSMLPLLFYMAGLLVWVLFADDRKDGTLKNAIAHGCSRRDLFLGKCLVATVLGLAILAVVLAVYVGSAVLLLEGSTEAVAILLEGVASALPFTAACVVLGVAVCSALPKTVTAFLVWVAVVSVVPAVLNVIGLGVEPVARLASWLPANFFANEVAINQSGLAQFLWDTPEGLAKCLIAGIAGIAVFGAVGLWRAGKAEL, via the coding sequence CTGGAGCTGGGATGCGCCGGAGATGGGGGTGGCATGATGCTGAACTACCTGAAGGGCGAGGCGTACCGTATCGCGCACGGCCGCGCGGCATACCTGTTCACCGGCACGCTCTGCGCCATCGTGCTGGCGGCCAACGTGCTGTTGTGGGCCATGTCCTCCACGCCCGGCTTTCCCTACGCCACGGTGCGTTTCTCCATGAGCAACCTCGTCTCGATGCTGCCTCTTCTGTTCTATATGGCTGGCTTGCTGGTGTGGGTGCTGTTCGCCGACGACCGGAAAGACGGCACGCTCAAGAACGCCATCGCGCATGGCTGCTCGCGGCGCGACCTGTTCCTGGGGAAGTGCCTCGTGGCGACGGTGCTCGGGCTCGCCATCCTGGCCGTGGTCCTGGCCGTGTACGTGGGCAGCGCGGTGCTTCTGCTGGAGGGGTCGACCGAGGCCGTGGCCATTCTGCTCGAAGGCGTGGCGTCGGCGCTGCCATTCACCGCGGCCTGCGTTGTGCTGGGCGTTGCGGTATGCTCTGCGTTGCCGAAGACCGTCACCGCGTTCTTGGTATGGGTGGCCGTCGTGAGCGTCGTCCCGGCGGTGCTGAACGTGATCGGCCTGGGCGTCGAGCCGGTGGCCCGGCTGGCAAGCTGGCTGCCCGCGAACTTCTTTGCGAACGAGGTGGCCATCAACCAGAGCGGCCTGGCGCAGTTTCTGTGGGATACGCCTGAAGGATTGGCGAAGTGCCTGATCGCCGGGATTGCGGGCATCGCAGTGTTCGGCGCCGTGGGCTTATGGCGTGCGGGCAAGGCGGAGCTGTAG
- a CDS encoding sensor histidine kinase: MAEIVLGVLLAVALAAAAFLAARYALLKRSLRQADRELDEIVGHLEDNRIVRLPAPDADLEALLGTVNRALAGIRAQAAACARHEAELKAQVEHVSHDLRTPLTSIRGYLALVDDAALDAEAREALGTVRRKAASLERLVAQFYELSRLQGDDVPLELGPVDVGRMLRESVAEQYRLLADRVLDVRLDVPEHAVLARANGEAVERVLANLLHNAGKYAKTALEVSMAGEGAGAAGAGGRVAVEFSNDAEGLSESALSRLFQPFFMADASRAQEGSGLGLAIARHLLERMGGSIEASLERREGACWLVLRIELPAA; encoded by the coding sequence ATGGCAGAGATCGTCCTCGGGGTGCTGCTGGCGGTCGCACTTGCAGCAGCGGCCTTCCTCGCCGCGCGGTACGCGCTGCTCAAGCGGTCGCTTCGGCAGGCGGATCGGGAGCTGGACGAGATCGTGGGGCATCTGGAGGACAACCGCATCGTGAGGCTGCCGGCTCCCGACGCCGATTTGGAGGCGCTGCTCGGCACGGTGAACCGTGCGCTTGCGGGCATACGCGCGCAGGCGGCGGCCTGCGCGCGGCACGAGGCGGAGCTCAAGGCGCAGGTCGAGCACGTGAGCCACGACCTGCGCACGCCGCTCACGTCCATCCGGGGGTACCTGGCGCTCGTGGACGACGCGGCCCTCGATGCCGAGGCGCGCGAGGCGCTCGGCACGGTCAGGCGCAAGGCGGCGTCGCTCGAGCGGCTGGTGGCGCAGTTCTACGAGCTGTCCCGCCTGCAGGGCGATGATGTCCCGCTGGAGCTGGGGCCGGTGGACGTGGGCCGCATGTTGCGGGAGTCCGTGGCCGAGCAGTACCGCCTGCTGGCCGACCGGGTCCTGGACGTGCGCCTGGACGTGCCGGAGCATGCCGTTTTGGCGCGCGCGAACGGCGAGGCGGTGGAGCGCGTGCTGGCGAACCTGCTGCACAACGCCGGCAAGTACGCGAAGACGGCGCTGGAGGTGTCGATGGCCGGGGAGGGCGCGGGCGCTGCGGGGGCCGGCGGCCGCGTGGCGGTCGAGTTCTCCAACGACGCGGAAGGCCTGTCCGAAAGCGCCCTCTCGCGCCTGTTCCAACCGTTCTTCATGGCGGACGCGTCGCGTGCGCAGGAGGGCTCGGGCCTCGGCCTGGCCATCGCCCGCCATCTGCTGGAGCGCATGGGCGGCAGTATCGAGGCGAGCTTGGAGCGGCGCGAGGGAGCGTGCTGGCTGGTGCTCCGCATCGAGCTCCCCGCAGCTTGA
- the feoB gene encoding ferrous iron transport protein B yields MGTLNDLPIGKTATVVAVGGEGSLRQHFLDMGIIPQADVAMVKHAPMGDPVEVRIHGYELTLRRDDARKIEVADEREADAERLGGARPRRSFAERVEHPGLGEGGKFHDRDAERPLPEGEPLTFALVGNQNCGKTTLFNQLTGANQHVGNFPGVTVDRKDGRVRGHAEATVTDLPGIYSLSPYSSEEVVTRQFLLDERPRGIINIVDATNVERNLYLTMQLLELGVPMVVALNMMDEVEGNGGTIRVNEMEKLLGVPVVPISASKNEGIGELVDHALHVARYQEPPVCQDFCAADAHGGAVHRCLHGIMALVGDHAERAGIPVRFAASKLAEGDALVLEKLALDENEKHLLGHIVRQLEDERGLDRAAAIADMRFAFIERVCDECVVRPRVSREHARSMALDKLLTGTFTAIPAFVAIMALVFWLTFNVVGAWLSEMLEAGIGWLTDVVANALAAAQVNEVLQSLVIDGVFNGVGSVVGFLPTIVTLFFFLSLLEDSGYMARVAFVMDKLLRKIGLSGRSIVPMLVGFGCTVPAVMAARTLPSERDRKMTIMLTPFMSCSAKLPIYAFFTAAFFPASGAAVMVGLYFGGMAVGVLAALLMRKSLFSGEAVPFVMELPNYRMPSARNVGQLLWEKAKDFLERAFTIIFIATIVIWFLQTFDFGLNVVADSADSMLAVVAGWIAPVFAPLGFDDWRISTALVTGVMAKESVVSTLSVLFGSTASLVAALTPLAALGLLVFCLLYTPCVAAIASVRRELGGRWALAMVFGQFAVAWLAALAVRGAGLAMGLPAGEAWSVAVGAVVAVAVALVLRRMARRRRAGAGGCGGGCSAASCAGCASAGTCGRDEAAEAQADEASADATRP; encoded by the coding sequence TTGGGCACCCTGAACGACCTTCCCATCGGCAAGACCGCCACCGTGGTGGCGGTGGGCGGCGAGGGATCGCTGCGCCAGCACTTCCTGGACATGGGCATCATCCCGCAGGCCGACGTGGCCATGGTTAAGCACGCTCCCATGGGCGACCCGGTGGAGGTGCGCATCCACGGCTACGAGCTCACGCTGCGCCGCGACGACGCGCGCAAGATCGAGGTGGCCGACGAGCGCGAGGCCGACGCCGAACGCCTCGGCGGCGCGCGGCCGAGGCGCAGCTTCGCCGAGCGCGTGGAGCACCCGGGCCTCGGCGAGGGCGGCAAGTTCCACGACAGGGACGCCGAGCGCCCGCTGCCCGAGGGCGAGCCCCTCACGTTCGCGCTCGTGGGCAACCAGAACTGCGGCAAGACCACGCTGTTCAACCAGCTCACCGGCGCGAACCAGCACGTGGGGAACTTCCCGGGCGTCACGGTGGACCGCAAGGACGGCCGCGTGCGCGGGCATGCGGAGGCCACCGTCACCGACCTGCCGGGCATCTACTCGCTGTCGCCGTACTCCAGCGAGGAGGTGGTCACGCGGCAGTTCTTGCTGGACGAGCGACCGCGCGGCATCATCAACATCGTTGACGCCACGAACGTGGAGCGCAACCTGTACTTGACCATGCAGCTGCTCGAGCTGGGCGTACCCATGGTGGTGGCCCTGAACATGATGGACGAGGTGGAGGGCAACGGCGGCACCATCCGCGTGAACGAGATGGAGAAGCTGCTGGGCGTGCCCGTGGTGCCCATCTCCGCGTCCAAGAACGAGGGTATCGGCGAGCTCGTGGACCATGCGCTGCATGTGGCGCGCTACCAGGAGCCGCCCGTCTGCCAGGACTTCTGCGCAGCCGACGCGCACGGCGGCGCCGTGCACCGCTGCCTGCACGGCATCATGGCGCTCGTGGGCGACCATGCCGAGCGTGCAGGCATCCCCGTGCGGTTCGCTGCCAGCAAGCTGGCCGAGGGCGACGCGCTCGTGTTGGAGAAGCTTGCCCTCGACGAGAACGAGAAGCACCTGCTGGGGCACATCGTGCGCCAGCTGGAGGACGAGCGCGGCCTGGACCGCGCGGCGGCCATCGCCGACATGCGGTTCGCCTTCATCGAGCGCGTGTGCGACGAGTGCGTGGTACGCCCCCGGGTAAGCCGCGAGCATGCGCGCAGCATGGCGCTCGACAAGCTGCTCACCGGCACGTTCACGGCCATCCCCGCGTTCGTGGCCATCATGGCGCTCGTGTTCTGGCTCACGTTCAACGTGGTGGGCGCGTGGCTGTCGGAGATGCTGGAGGCCGGCATCGGCTGGCTCACCGACGTCGTGGCGAACGCGCTCGCGGCGGCGCAGGTGAACGAGGTGCTGCAGTCGCTCGTCATCGACGGCGTGTTCAACGGCGTGGGCAGCGTGGTGGGATTTTTGCCCACTATCGTCACGCTGTTCTTCTTCCTGTCGCTTCTGGAGGACTCGGGCTACATGGCGCGCGTTGCGTTCGTGATGGACAAGCTGCTGCGCAAGATCGGGCTGTCCGGGCGCTCCATCGTGCCCATGCTCGTGGGCTTCGGCTGCACGGTGCCCGCGGTCATGGCGGCGCGCACGCTGCCGTCGGAGCGCGACCGCAAGATGACCATCATGCTCACGCCGTTCATGAGCTGCTCGGCGAAGCTGCCCATCTACGCGTTCTTCACGGCGGCGTTCTTCCCGGCTTCCGGGGCCGCGGTCATGGTGGGGCTGTACTTCGGCGGCATGGCGGTGGGCGTGCTGGCGGCGCTGCTCATGCGCAAGAGCCTGTTCTCCGGCGAGGCGGTGCCGTTCGTCATGGAGCTGCCGAACTACCGCATGCCCAGCGCCCGCAACGTGGGCCAGCTTCTGTGGGAGAAGGCGAAGGACTTCCTGGAGCGCGCGTTCACCATCATCTTCATAGCCACCATCGTCATCTGGTTCCTGCAGACGTTCGACTTCGGGCTGAACGTGGTGGCGGACTCGGCCGACAGCATGCTGGCCGTGGTGGCCGGGTGGATCGCGCCGGTGTTCGCGCCGCTCGGGTTCGACGACTGGCGCATCTCCACGGCGCTCGTCACGGGCGTCATGGCGAAGGAGAGCGTGGTGTCCACGCTGTCCGTGCTATTCGGGTCGACGGCCAGCCTCGTGGCGGCCCTCACGCCGCTCGCGGCGCTGGGCCTTCTGGTGTTCTGCCTGCTGTACACGCCGTGCGTGGCGGCCATCGCCTCGGTGAGGCGCGAGCTGGGCGGGCGCTGGGCGCTGGCCATGGTGTTCGGCCAGTTCGCCGTGGCCTGGCTGGCCGCGCTCGCGGTGCGCGGGGCGGGTCTCGCGATGGGGCTGCCGGCGGGGGAGGCGTGGAGCGTCGCCGTGGGAGCCGTGGTCGCCGTGGCCGTGGCGCTGGTGCTGCGCCGCATGGCGCGCCGCCGCCGCGCGGGGGCCGGCGGCTGCGGCGGTGGTTGCAGCGCGGCGTCCTGCGCGGGATGCGCGAGCGCGGGGACGTGCGGGCGCGACGAGGCGGCCGAAGCGCAGGCGGACGAGGCCTCTGCGGACGCGACGCGCCCGTAG
- the ahpC gene encoding alkyl hydroperoxide reductase subunit C, translated as MSMINREIDDFSVQAFQDDGFATVTKDDVLGHWSVFFFYPADFTFVCPTELEDLAALYDQFKAADCEIYSVSCDTHFAHKAWHDASENIKSLPYPMLADPTHRLADIFDVYIEEEGVAERGSFIVNPEGRIVCYEVNAGNIGRNAAELLRRVQASQFVAEHGDSVCPARWVPGSEVLHPGIDLVGKL; from the coding sequence ATGTCCATGATCAACCGCGAGATCGACGATTTCTCCGTCCAGGCGTTCCAGGACGACGGCTTCGCCACCGTCACGAAGGACGACGTGCTGGGCCACTGGAGCGTGTTCTTCTTCTACCCGGCCGACTTCACGTTCGTGTGCCCCACGGAGCTTGAGGACCTGGCCGCCCTGTACGACCAGTTCAAAGCCGCCGACTGCGAGATCTACTCCGTGTCGTGCGACACGCATTTTGCGCACAAGGCCTGGCACGACGCGTCCGAGAACATCAAGAGCCTGCCGTACCCGATGCTGGCCGACCCCACGCACAGGCTGGCCGACATCTTCGACGTGTACATCGAGGAGGAGGGCGTGGCCGAGCGCGGCAGCTTCATCGTGAACCCCGAGGGCCGCATCGTGTGCTACGAGGTGAACGCCGGGAACATCGGCCGCAACGCCGCCGAGCTTTTGCGCCGCGTGCAGGCGAGCCAGTTCGTGGCCGAGCACGGCGATTCGGTGTGCCCCGCGCGCTGGGTGCCGGGCTCCGAGGTGCTGCACCCGGGCATCGACCTGGTGGGCAAGCTGTAG